One window of Nostoc sp. C052 genomic DNA carries:
- a CDS encoding TldD/PmbA family protein, giving the protein MLTSTLLLSNQLPTLQYSSTPERFDETWEAPLATLLGLGRAAGADFIELFLERRNYISSLAEDDAITSISPSLSTGAGVRVFRGKADCYVSTNDLSFSGLKAALEKGLSILGLQLPTAKAFIPEINLELLRDYATKRGKDAWLPVCSSIREMGEILLEGTAHLKQKASHVQSRRATYFRDWQEVLIAASDGTFARDIRLTQSVGFNLLCADGANRSSIGDRAGNTSDANFLRTWDSQQAAEKIAESAGKMLYADYVESGTYPIIMANHFGGVIFHEACGHLLETTQIERNTSPFADKKGEKIAHESLTAWDEGRSENAFGTIDMDDEGMPAQRTLLIEKGVLKNFLADRTGSTRTGHPRTGSGRRQNYTYAAASRMRNTYIDSGEYTIDELFASVDKGIYCKKMGGGSVGATGQFNFSVDEAYLIENGKITKPLKGAILIGEAKEIMNKISMCSQDLEIAPGFCGSVSGSIYTTVGQPHIKVDSITVGGR; this is encoded by the coding sequence ATGCTTACAAGTACGCTACTTCTCTCGAATCAACTTCCCACCCTCCAATATTCCTCCACACCAGAGCGTTTCGATGAAACCTGGGAAGCCCCCCTGGCTACCCTTCTGGGATTAGGACGCGCCGCTGGCGCTGACTTCATCGAATTATTTTTAGAACGTCGCAACTATATTAGTTCTCTTGCAGAAGACGACGCCATCACTAGTATTTCACCTAGTCTATCTACAGGCGCGGGAGTCAGAGTATTTCGCGGTAAAGCTGACTGCTACGTTAGCACCAATGACCTTTCATTTTCCGGTTTGAAAGCAGCCTTAGAAAAAGGTCTTTCTATCTTGGGATTACAACTACCCACGGCGAAGGCTTTCATCCCAGAAATAAATCTGGAATTATTGAGAGATTACGCTACCAAAAGAGGTAAAGATGCCTGGCTACCAGTGTGTAGTTCCATCCGAGAAATGGGAGAAATCCTCCTTGAGGGTACTGCTCACCTGAAGCAAAAAGCTAGCCACGTCCAATCGCGGCGTGCTACCTATTTCCGAGATTGGCAAGAAGTTTTAATCGCTGCTAGTGACGGTACTTTCGCCCGTGATATTCGCCTCACCCAATCAGTCGGATTTAACCTATTGTGTGCTGATGGTGCTAATCGTAGCTCAATTGGCGATCGCGCGGGTAATACTAGCGATGCTAACTTCTTGAGAACTTGGGATTCTCAACAAGCTGCTGAAAAAATAGCAGAATCGGCTGGCAAAATGCTCTACGCAGATTACGTGGAATCGGGTACTTACCCCATCATTATGGCCAACCACTTTGGTGGCGTAATCTTCCACGAAGCTTGTGGACACCTGCTAGAAACTACCCAAATCGAACGCAATACCTCTCCCTTTGCTGACAAAAAAGGCGAAAAAATTGCCCACGAAAGCTTGACAGCCTGGGATGAAGGTCGCTCTGAAAATGCCTTCGGGACAATTGACATGGATGACGAAGGTATGCCTGCTCAAAGAACCCTATTGATTGAAAAAGGCGTTCTCAAAAACTTCTTAGCAGATAGAACAGGTTCTACACGCACCGGACACCCCAGAACAGGAAGTGGACGCCGCCAAAATTATACCTATGCCGCCGCTAGCCGGATGCGTAACACTTATATCGATTCTGGCGAATACACAATTGATGAATTATTTGCCTCTGTTGATAAAGGCATTTACTGCAAAAAGATGGGTGGCGGTAGCGTTGGTGCTACAGGTCAATTTAACTTTAGTGTTGATGAAGCTTATTTGATTGAAAATGGCAAAATCACCAAACCACTAAAGGGAGCAATACTTATTGGTGAAGCTAAGGAAATTATGAATAAAATTTCCATGTGTTCTCAAGATTTGGAAATTGCACCAGGATTTTGTGGTTCCGTTAGTGGCAGTATTTACACCACAGTTGGGCAACCCCATATTAAGGTTGATTCTATTACCGTTGGTGGAAGATAA
- a CDS encoding glycosyltransferase family 2 protein, with protein MSLFVLLPAYNEQESIRPLFKKFQTLQQISKMEIKLILVDDGSSDATAQTALEESQSLGILLKLVQHPKNAGLGQAIKTGFTTFLEISQEGDFLAAMDCDNTQPPELLIKMYDTMIAGSYDIAIASRYRKGSKVIGLSKFREFMSYGASWLFRIAARVRGVRDYTCGYRLYNRTFLTKLDMYYGDNLFTESGFACMIDLLLKAKVLKPKIVEIPMVLRYDQKPSASKMKILKTITRTLKLLFKNLVSTAPTSNLAQTFNEQETARIPLKMANRK; from the coding sequence ATGAGTCTTTTTGTTCTTTTACCCGCATACAACGAGCAAGAATCAATTCGCCCCTTGTTCAAAAAGTTTCAGACATTGCAGCAAATCTCTAAAATGGAGATAAAACTGATTCTGGTTGATGATGGTAGTAGTGATGCAACTGCTCAAACTGCTTTAGAAGAATCTCAATCACTGGGTATATTACTAAAATTAGTCCAACATCCCAAAAATGCTGGTTTAGGTCAAGCAATTAAAACAGGTTTCACAACTTTCTTAGAAATTTCTCAAGAAGGCGATTTTTTAGCGGCGATGGATTGCGACAACACTCAGCCACCAGAACTGTTAATAAAGATGTATGACACTATGATAGCTGGTAGCTATGATATTGCGATCGCATCCAGATATCGAAAAGGCTCTAAAGTCATAGGCTTATCAAAATTCAGAGAGTTTATGAGTTATGGAGCCAGCTGGCTTTTTAGAATTGCCGCCCGTGTACGAGGTGTAAGAGACTACACTTGTGGCTATAGACTATATAACCGTACTTTCCTCACTAAACTGGATATGTATTATGGAGACAATCTATTCACTGAAAGTGGATTTGCCTGCATGATAGATTTACTGCTGAAAGCCAAAGTCCTCAAACCAAAAATCGTAGAAATTCCAATGGTTTTGAGATACGATCAAAAGCCTAGTGCTAGCAAAATGAAAATTCTTAAAACTATTACTCGAACCCTAAAGTTGTTGTTTAAGAATCTAGTATCGACAGCACCAACTTCTAATTTAGCTCAGACTTTCAATGAGCAAGAAACAGCAAGAATCCCACTGAAAATGGCAAATCGCAAATAA
- a CDS encoding NAD(P)/FAD-dependent oxidoreductase: MNIGIVGGGITGLVLAQRLSHQGHTVTVFDSNKQLGGLTTYHDYGLFTWDRFYHVILPSDTHLINFIRDIGLGDKLRWHRSLTGFYDNKKFYSISNAIEFLRFPLFGIIGKIRLAFTLLYGSRLNNWRRLEKILVEDWLLKLGGRNTYEKLWKPLLLSKLGENYKRISAVFIWAYIKRLFSARDSSLNKEQLGYVSGGYKTVFDRIEKLIYAAGGHIHTGVSVEYIAPDPGGGMWVEYQGKKEHFEKVIFTGPVNILEQVTSNELVKVSDSNETVEYLGVICMVLITRKALIPYYVVNIADRSIPFTGVIGMSNLVSLQETAGYHMTFLPKYILSTDALLKQPDEELRQVFFQGIRLMFPELKEDDIVAAHINRAIKVQPLQVLNYSSLVPKVSTENDDFFVVNTSQLVNDSVNNNAVVRQVDEFLKKSTLLNS; the protein is encoded by the coding sequence ATGAATATAGGCATTGTTGGCGGGGGTATAACTGGGTTGGTATTAGCTCAACGTCTTTCACATCAAGGACATACAGTCACCGTTTTTGATAGCAATAAGCAGCTTGGTGGACTTACTACTTATCATGATTATGGGTTGTTTACCTGGGATCGCTTTTATCACGTTATCCTCCCTTCTGATACTCACTTAATAAATTTTATTAGAGATATTGGTCTTGGGGATAAACTGCGTTGGCATCGGAGTTTAACAGGGTTCTATGACAATAAAAAGTTTTATTCTATTAGTAATGCTATAGAGTTTCTGCGCTTTCCTCTGTTTGGAATTATCGGTAAAATTAGGTTAGCTTTTACTCTTCTGTATGGTTCACGCCTGAATAACTGGCGGCGCTTAGAGAAGATTTTAGTTGAAGATTGGTTACTAAAACTCGGTGGAAGAAACACATACGAAAAGCTCTGGAAACCCTTGCTTTTATCCAAATTAGGAGAGAACTATAAGCGAATATCAGCAGTTTTTATTTGGGCTTATATTAAACGGCTATTTTCAGCCCGTGATTCTTCATTAAATAAAGAACAACTTGGTTATGTTTCAGGCGGTTATAAAACTGTTTTTGATCGGATAGAAAAATTAATTTACGCGGCTGGAGGTCATATCCACACAGGTGTTTCGGTAGAATATATTGCACCTGACCCAGGGGGTGGAATGTGGGTAGAATATCAGGGGAAAAAAGAACATTTTGAAAAAGTCATTTTTACTGGCCCAGTTAATATTTTGGAACAGGTTACTTCTAATGAATTGGTAAAAGTTTCAGACAGTAATGAAACAGTAGAATACCTGGGTGTAATTTGTATGGTACTTATTACTCGCAAGGCTCTAATTCCTTATTACGTAGTAAATATAGCCGATAGGAGTATTCCCTTTACTGGAGTTATCGGTATGAGCAACTTAGTTTCTTTACAAGAGACAGCAGGATATCATATGACATTCCTACCCAAATATATACTTTCTACTGACGCCTTGTTAAAACAACCAGATGAGGAATTACGCCAAGTATTTTTCCAGGGAATACGTTTGATGTTCCCAGAACTGAAAGAAGATGACATCGTAGCAGCACACATCAATCGAGCTATTAAAGTGCAGCCACTACAAGTTTTAAATTATTCAAGTCTTGTTCCCAAAGTGAGTACAGAAAACGATGATTTTTTCGTTGTCAATACCTCACAGTTGGTCAATGATAGCGTTAACAACAACGCAGTTGTGCGACAGGTTGATGAATTCCTCAAAAAATCAACATTACTGAATTCTTGA
- a CDS encoding EamA family transporter yields MNITTWLLLMFVVLFGTIANLSLKYGLYISSPTKGESASILNLLLSRYFLIWFVCYTFMTLLWLYVLRTIPLSQAFPVLGLMYALIPIASHYLLKEQVVLKQWIGISIIITGVVLVVS; encoded by the coding sequence ATGAACATCACTACTTGGCTACTTTTAATGTTTGTAGTTTTATTTGGGACAATAGCTAACCTGTCATTAAAATACGGACTTTACATTTCTAGCCCTACTAAAGGAGAAAGCGCATCTATCTTAAATCTGTTACTTTCTCGTTATTTTTTGATTTGGTTTGTCTGCTATACATTTATGACTCTATTGTGGCTTTATGTCTTGCGGACAATTCCTTTGAGTCAAGCATTTCCAGTTCTAGGATTGATGTATGCACTGATTCCCATTGCTTCTCACTATCTTTTAAAAGAGCAGGTTGTATTGAAACAATGGATAGGAATTTCCATTATCATCACTGGTGTAGTTCTGGTTGTAAGCTAA
- a CDS encoding EamA family transporter gives MKSMSQTSNFKIIPYIILFVSILFSISGQLLMKHTMSHTNEGILTWEFIQKLALAVSVYCLGIANWILALRSVKLSIAYPLTSLNYVGILFGSYYFFNEVITLTRIAGVITIFMGVLLVAIPPKKSI, from the coding sequence ATGAAATCTATGTCCCAAACTTCAAACTTTAAAATAATTCCTTATATCATTCTGTTTGTCAGTATTTTGTTTAGTATTTCTGGACAATTGCTGATGAAACACACCATGAGTCATACAAATGAGGGAATATTGACATGGGAATTTATTCAAAAATTAGCACTAGCTGTTAGTGTTTATTGTTTGGGAATAGCAAATTGGATATTGGCTTTGCGCTCTGTAAAATTGAGTATTGCTTATCCATTAACTAGTTTAAATTATGTCGGTATACTTTTTGGCTCCTACTACTTTTTTAATGAGGTGATTACATTGACTCGCATAGCAGGAGTCATAACTATTTTTATGGGTGTACTTTTAGTGGCTATTCCACCGAAAAAGTCTATATAA
- a CDS encoding Tex family protein — MLNIPQLLATEINLKSHQVQNALELLAEGATIPFIARYRKERTDEMNEVQLRELSDRYTYLTELEERKSVILSAIAQQGKLTDELKAKILPCLQKTELEDLYLPYRPKRRTRATIAREKGLEPLAEFIKSLNVKNAATASLEEAATKYISETKGVKTAEEALKGAADILAEEIAEKAELRAYIRDYLLEEGVFVSRIKDDYPEGTTKFEMYRNYQIKVKNIAPHNMLALCRGETEKILSFEIAFDEDTLLYYLESQEIKTKVRTIRDFYQAMLKDAFNRLMKISLMGEVISEKKVYADIESIKTFETNLRELLLSAPAGMKPTLAIDPGFRTGCKVAVLDQTGKFLEYQAVFPHQAAEQRLKAAQTVKNLIEKYKIELIAIGNGTASRETEEFVTQVLETIERKPVKVMVNESGASIYSASSVALEEFPDLDITVRGAISIGRRLQDPLAELVKIDPKSIGVGQYQHDVDQKLLKKKLDDTVESCVNYVGVDLNTASKELLTSVSGITATVANNIVAYRNQNGAFKNRRQLLKVPKLGPKAFEQAAGFLRIRGGDNPLDNTAVHPESYSVVEAIASDLNVPLNQVTQIAEKLKKTNLKKYVTDTVGEPTLRDILSELEKPGRDPRAEFKYATFREGIKEIRDLKVGMELEGIVTNVANFGAFVDIGVHQDGLVHISQLADRFVDDPNKIVKVGQVVKVQVLEINEKLKRISLSMKAVKQ, encoded by the coding sequence ATGCTGAATATTCCTCAACTACTGGCAACTGAAATAAACCTCAAATCCCATCAGGTGCAAAACGCGCTGGAACTTTTGGCGGAGGGTGCAACAATTCCCTTTATTGCACGTTACCGTAAAGAGCGCACTGATGAGATGAATGAAGTGCAACTACGTGAACTGTCTGATCGCTATACTTACTTAACAGAACTGGAGGAACGAAAATCGGTAATTTTAAGTGCGATCGCTCAACAAGGTAAACTTACGGATGAACTCAAAGCCAAAATCTTACCCTGTTTACAAAAAACTGAACTTGAGGATTTATACTTACCCTATCGACCAAAACGACGCACCCGCGCCACTATCGCCAGAGAAAAAGGACTCGAACCACTGGCTGAGTTCATCAAATCTTTAAATGTCAAAAATGCTGCAACAGCTTCCTTGGAGGAAGCAGCGACTAAGTATATTTCGGAAACCAAGGGAGTCAAAACAGCAGAAGAAGCACTCAAAGGTGCTGCTGACATTTTAGCGGAAGAAATCGCCGAAAAAGCTGAGTTACGCGCATATATCCGCGATTATCTTTTAGAAGAAGGGGTATTTGTCTCCCGCATCAAAGATGATTATCCTGAAGGTACAACCAAATTTGAGATGTACCGTAACTATCAAATTAAGGTAAAAAATATTGCACCCCATAATATGCTGGCGTTGTGTCGGGGTGAAACTGAAAAAATATTAAGTTTTGAAATTGCTTTTGATGAAGATACGCTACTTTACTATCTTGAGTCGCAAGAAATTAAAACCAAAGTTCGGACAATCCGGGATTTTTATCAGGCGATGCTGAAGGATGCATTCAACCGTTTGATGAAAATCTCTCTTATGGGAGAGGTCATTTCTGAGAAGAAAGTTTATGCAGACATAGAATCCATCAAGACATTTGAAACTAATCTGCGAGAGTTGTTGCTGTCTGCACCAGCAGGGATGAAACCTACATTGGCAATAGACCCTGGATTTAGAACTGGGTGTAAGGTTGCAGTCCTCGACCAAACGGGAAAATTTTTGGAATATCAAGCGGTATTTCCCCACCAAGCGGCTGAACAGCGACTCAAAGCTGCACAAACTGTCAAAAATCTCATTGAAAAGTACAAAATTGAGTTAATTGCTATTGGTAACGGTACAGCATCCCGCGAGACAGAGGAATTTGTCACGCAAGTTTTAGAAACCATAGAACGCAAACCAGTTAAGGTAATGGTAAATGAATCTGGTGCATCTATATATTCTGCAAGTAGTGTAGCTTTAGAAGAGTTTCCCGATTTAGATATTACTGTGCGCGGTGCCATTAGTATCGGTCGCCGTTTACAAGACCCTTTGGCGGAACTGGTGAAAATTGATCCCAAATCTATTGGTGTGGGACAATATCAGCACGATGTCGATCAGAAGTTGTTGAAAAAGAAATTGGACGACACTGTAGAAAGTTGCGTCAACTACGTCGGCGTAGACTTAAACACCGCCTCCAAAGAACTGCTAACTTCCGTCTCTGGGATTACGGCAACAGTTGCCAATAATATTGTCGCCTATCGCAATCAGAATGGAGCCTTTAAAAATCGCCGACAATTGTTGAAAGTTCCGAAGTTGGGGCCGAAAGCCTTTGAACAAGCAGCCGGTTTTCTGCGGATTCGCGGCGGTGACAACCCATTAGATAATACAGCAGTGCATCCAGAGAGTTATTCTGTAGTAGAAGCGATCGCATCCGATCTAAATGTGCCATTAAATCAGGTGACACAAATAGCCGAAAAACTCAAAAAGACCAACCTGAAGAAATACGTTACTGATACCGTCGGCGAACCCACACTGCGCGACATTCTCAGCGAACTAGAAAAACCAGGTAGAGATCCTCGTGCTGAGTTTAAGTATGCCACCTTCAGAGAAGGAATTAAGGAAATTAGGGACTTAAAGGTGGGAATGGAATTAGAGGGAATCGTGACGAACGTCGCCAACTTCGGTGCTTTCGTCGATATCGGCGTACATCAAGATGGCTTAGTGCATATATCTCAACTTGCTGATAGATTTGTAGACGATCCCAACAAAATTGTCAAAGTGGGACAAGTAGTTAAAGTGCAGGTGTTAGAAATCAACGAGAAACTCAAGCGAATTAGTTTGTCGATGAAAGCAGTTAAACAATAA
- a CDS encoding 2Fe-2S iron-sulfur cluster-binding protein: MAVYQVRFINPTLGLDRTIPVPDDQYILDMAEDAHIRLPSGCKQGECSACIAKLISGEVNQSEQKFLRPSEIQAGYVVTCVTYPLSDCTLETHQEQVLYKSALYYKPESGKSD, from the coding sequence ATGGCAGTTTATCAAGTTCGATTCATCAATCCTACACTTGGATTAGATCGCACCATTCCAGTACCAGACGATCAGTATATTCTGGATATGGCAGAAGATGCTCATATCCGCCTACCATCTGGGTGCAAACAAGGTGAATGCTCTGCGTGTATTGCTAAACTTATTAGTGGTGAAGTTAACCAAAGCGAGCAAAAATTTTTGCGTCCAAGTGAAATACAGGCTGGTTATGTTGTTACTTGTGTAACTTACCCTTTGTCTGATTGCACTTTAGAAACCCATCAAGAACAAGTCTTATATAAATCAGCACTGTATTATAAGCCTGAGTCGGGAAAATCTGATTAA
- a CDS encoding phage holin family protein — MLTPFLTALATALSLLIVDLVVPGVNIANFPAALIAALVIGLINGSVKPILSALSLPLNFLSFGAFSLIVNGLCFWLAAVLVPGFAVRGIIGFLLGPVILTFANTFINNYFVERNLLTSSGSVKNQSELPSR; from the coding sequence ATGTTGACTCCATTTTTAACCGCCCTAGCTACAGCTTTAAGCCTGTTGATTGTTGATTTAGTTGTTCCAGGCGTTAACATTGCTAATTTTCCCGCAGCGTTGATTGCCGCCTTAGTAATTGGTCTAATTAACGGTTCAGTTAAACCAATCCTGTCTGCTCTTTCCCTACCACTTAATTTTCTCTCATTTGGAGCATTTTCGCTCATCGTCAACGGTTTATGTTTCTGGTTAGCAGCAGTATTAGTTCCTGGGTTCGCCGTTCGCGGAATCATTGGTTTCCTTCTCGGCCCAGTAATTTTAACCTTTGCTAACACTTTCATTAACAACTACTTTGTTGAAAGAAATCTTTTAACCAGCAGTGGTAGTGTAAAGAATCAAAGTGAGTTACCTTCGAGATAA
- a CDS encoding YqaE/Pmp3 family membrane protein, whose translation MKLVRFLLGLLVPPLGVFLTVGVGPTLIINILLTVLGWLPGSIHAIWVIAKHDEQVNREGRIY comes from the coding sequence ATGAAATTAGTTCGTTTTCTTCTAGGTCTGTTAGTTCCTCCTTTAGGCGTTTTCTTGACAGTTGGAGTTGGCCCAACTTTGATTATTAACATTTTGCTCACAGTTCTAGGTTGGCTTCCCGGTAGTATTCATGCAATTTGGGTTATAGCCAAGCATGACGAACAAGTTAACAGAGAAGGGCGTATTTACTAA
- a CDS encoding histidine kinase produces MPNNIKQQIQADLQQAKETGQLRTERIREIVKSAVSQVSSEFKQGSSELRSLVRDAVSAVIENFQEKGSELKDEVTASIEGALEGINSQRHENIAKTQIDIKRLQAQLDGEEEQLQQEVDVILAEIEEEGKQKPASTKTAIDSAVNAIKDSEEVGLLKKRYAQLQAQLAIVRANMAARYGGRNMEVQDYLDEAKHWYDKARPQAESVVVQVEQKRSQLEDKLGEAGTSLARKERQIKQTLRELLLTAADLFKDKEPADKERETIHK; encoded by the coding sequence ATGCCTAACAATATCAAACAACAAATTCAAGCCGACTTGCAACAAGCGAAAGAAACTGGACAATTAAGAACTGAGCGGATTCGAGAAATTGTAAAATCCGCAGTTTCTCAAGTTTCTTCTGAGTTTAAACAAGGTTCTAGTGAACTTCGTAGTCTTGTTAGAGATGCGGTTTCCGCTGTCATTGAAAACTTCCAAGAAAAAGGTAGCGAACTCAAAGACGAAGTGACAGCTTCTATTGAAGGAGCGCTGGAAGGAATTAATAGCCAAAGACACGAAAATATTGCTAAAACTCAGATAGATATCAAGCGGCTACAGGCTCAACTGGATGGTGAAGAAGAACAACTCCAGCAAGAAGTTGATGTAATTTTGGCAGAGATTGAAGAAGAGGGTAAGCAAAAACCTGCTAGTACCAAAACGGCTATTGATTCTGCTGTCAATGCCATTAAAGATAGTGAAGAAGTCGGATTGTTAAAGAAACGTTACGCGCAACTACAAGCGCAACTAGCCATTGTCCGAGCTAATATGGCTGCACGCTATGGCGGACGTAATATGGAAGTTCAAGATTATCTAGACGAAGCTAAACACTGGTATGATAAAGCTCGCCCCCAAGCGGAGTCTGTAGTAGTACAGGTAGAACAAAAGCGATCGCAGTTAGAAGATAAACTGGGTGAAGCTGGTACATCTCTCGCCAGAAAAGAACGCCAAATCAAACAAACGTTGCGAGAGTTACTCTTAACCGCAGCTGACTTATTTAAAGATAAGGAACCTGCTGATAAAGAACGGGAGACTATTCATAAATAG
- the petJ gene encoding cytochrome c6 PetJ — protein sequence MKKLLKLVLVTFLLLISTFTLPASAADTVNGEQIFSVHCAGCHINGSNIVRRGKNLKKQALKKYGMDSIEAVTSIVTNGKNNMSAYKERLTEQQIQDVAAYVLEQAEKGWR from the coding sequence TTGAAAAAATTACTTAAATTAGTATTAGTAACCTTTTTGTTATTAATCAGTACTTTTACTTTGCCTGCTAGTGCCGCAGACACAGTTAACGGGGAACAAATCTTTAGTGTTCATTGTGCTGGTTGTCATATCAACGGTAGCAACATAGTTAGGCGGGGTAAAAATCTCAAAAAGCAAGCTCTGAAAAAATATGGTATGGATTCAATCGAGGCAGTTACATCTATAGTTACCAATGGTAAAAATAATATGTCAGCCTACAAAGAGCGTCTCACTGAACAGCAAATTCAAGATGTTGCTGCTTACGTTCTCGAACAAGCTGAAAAAGGCTGGCGTTAG
- a CDS encoding aldo/keto reductase has protein sequence MNLPAASRLQFTPDLNICRILNGMWQVSGAHGKINPQAAIETMFQYLDAGFTTWDLADHYGPAEDFIGEFRCQLIDTRGKDALSQVQAFTKWVPRPGKMTKKLVEDNIDISLRRMNVQSLDLMQFHWWEYQDKNYLDALKYMAELQTEGKIKHLGLTNFDTENLKIITEAGIKIVSNQVQFSLIDRRPEVNMVEFCQQHDIKLFTYGTLCGGLLSENYLGKSEPRGFDLSTASLKKYKNMIDAWGGWRLFQELLAILKEIANKHGVSISNVAARYILDQPTVAGVIVGARLGVSEHIEDNAKVFSFSLDADDRDRISAVSRQSRDLYQLIGDCGDEYRR, from the coding sequence ATGAATTTACCCGCAGCTAGCCGTCTCCAATTCACTCCCGATTTAAACATCTGCCGCATTTTAAATGGTATGTGGCAAGTATCTGGCGCACACGGAAAGATTAATCCCCAAGCTGCCATTGAGACTATGTTTCAATATTTAGATGCAGGCTTTACTACTTGGGATTTAGCAGATCATTATGGCCCCGCAGAAGATTTTATTGGTGAGTTTCGCTGTCAACTAATTGATACTCGTGGAAAAGATGCTTTATCTCAGGTACAAGCCTTTACAAAATGGGTACCTCGTCCAGGCAAAATGACGAAAAAACTCGTCGAGGACAATATTGATATTTCCCTGAGAAGAATGAATGTGCAATCGTTAGATTTGATGCAGTTTCATTGGTGGGAATATCAGGATAAAAATTATCTGGATGCCCTCAAATATATGGCAGAGCTTCAGACTGAGGGTAAAATTAAGCATCTAGGTTTAACTAATTTTGACACAGAAAACTTAAAGATTATTACCGAAGCAGGGATCAAAATCGTTTCTAACCAAGTGCAATTTTCCCTGATTGACCGCCGTCCTGAAGTTAATATGGTGGAGTTTTGTCAACAGCATGACATCAAGCTTTTTACTTACGGGACACTATGCGGCGGTTTGTTATCAGAAAACTATTTGGGGAAATCGGAACCGCGAGGATTTGATCTCTCTACTGCTAGTTTGAAAAAATATAAAAATATGATCGATGCTTGGGGTGGTTGGCGCTTATTTCAAGAATTGCTAGCTATCTTAAAGGAAATTGCTAATAAGCATGGGGTAAGCATTTCTAACGTGGCAGCACGTTACATTTTAGATCAGCCAACTGTGGCAGGTGTGATAGTTGGTGCCCGACTTGGGGTATCTGAACATATAGAAGATAACGCCAAAGTATTTAGTTTTAGTTTAGATGCAGACGATCGCGATCGCATCAGTGCAGTATCTCGCCAATCACGCGATTTGTACCAGCTTATCGGCGATTGCGGCGACGAATATCGGCGATAA